ATTACTCAAAAATACAATTCTTAAAATTTAGATAAGTATAAAATTGATATTAAAATGAGAAAAAACATAATAATTATCATTATTTAGACTGATGACAAAGGGATAAAAATAGCCAAATCTTTAGAAAGATTTGGCTATTTTAATGCTACTTGTGTCGAATGTTGTAGAAAAACATCGAAAATCATAGAATATTTATTGAAAATATGAATAAATATCAATATAATAAGAGTAAATATTATGAATATTAAAAAGGAGAGTGATTATGAGAAGTATAAAAAGCAAATTAATATTAATTTTTTGCAGTTTAGTTGTAGTATCTACTAGTTTGATTGCGTATTTAGGTTTTGCAAAAAGCTCCAATGGTATGAATGAAGTTCAATATCAAGTATTGAAAGAGAAACTTTCAGCAGATATTAATTCAGCTAATCAATATTTAAAAAATGAATTTGGATATCTAAAACTACAAAATGAAAAATTAGTTGATAAAAATGGTGTCAGTATAGAAGAAAGATATGAATTGGTCGATACAATTTTAAAAGATTTGGGAAATGTCGCCACTATATTTGCAAAGGAAAATAATGACTTTATGAGGGTTATTACGAATATCAAGAAAGAGGATGGAAGTAGAGCGGTAGGTACTTTTTTAGGAGGGGACAGCAAGGCATATAATAGTATTATAAAAGGCAAACGATATGTAGGGGAGGCAGATATATTAGGGGAATCTTATTTGACAGCATATGACCCTATAAAGGATGCGAAAGGCCAAATTATAGGTATTTTATTTGTTGGTATTTCTATGACAGAGGTAGAAGCTCTAATTCAACATAATTTAGATGATATAAGGAATTATTTTTTACTAATAACTTTTATTGTGATTATTTTTTCTATATTAATAGCGTTTTTGGCTGGTAAACATATTACTGATCCCACTAAAATGGCAGTTTCACATATAGATACAATAGCAAATTTTGATCTTACAAAAGATATACCAAATAAATTTACTAATAAAAAAGATGAAATAGGGGCATTGGCAAGGTCGATAAAGTCTATTGAAGATAATTTACGAAATATGATTAAGAAAGTAGGAGATACATCGGAACAAGTAACATCATCATCTGAAGAATTAACTGCTACTACTCAACAGTCTTCTATAGCAGCTGAAGAAGTTGCTAAAACTATATCTGAGATAGCAGAGGGAGCAACAAACCAAGCACAGAATACTGCAGAAGGAGCTGAAAAATTAATAGAGTTAAGTGAACTAATTGAAAAGGATCAACATAAATTAAAGGAGTTGACAATGGCATCGAAAAAAGTAGAAGAATTGGCTAAAGATGGTCTAGGTGTGATGAATAATTTATCTTCAAAAACTAAGGAAAGTAGTAGAGCGGCTGATGATGTATATAATAGCATTATCAAGACTAATGAGAGTTCTACAAAGATAGATCAAGCAAGTAATCTAATAAGTGAAATAACAGAGCAAATTAATTTATTAGCTTTAAATGCAGCAATTGAAGCAGCTAGAGCTGGTGAATATGGAAAAGGGTTTGCAGTGGTAGCAGATGAAATTAGAAAGCTTGCAGAACAATCAACTCAATCAACCAAAATTATTGATGACATGGTCAATGCACTACAAGATAACTCTGATATAGCAGTAAAAACTATGGATGGTGTGGGGGCTATATTAGAAGAACAAGTGAAAAATATGAAAATTACTGAAGAAAAATATCTAGAGATTATCAAGGCAATAGAAAATACCCACAAAATTATACAGGGATTAAATGATTCAGGGCATATAATGGAGCAGAAGAAAAATGAAGTAAATGATACTATAGATGCATTATCGGCATTAGCTCAACAAAATGCAGCTGGAACAGAAGAGGTTTCTGCCTCTATGGAGGAACAATCAGCATCAATAGAAGAAATCACAAATGCCAGTGAAGGGTTAGCAAGACTTGCTCAGGCATTACAAAACTTGATTAGTAAATTTAGAATTTAAGTATTATTGTAACTATTTCTTGACAAATATATATATAAGTATTATCCTATATAACAGAATTAAAAATTAAATATTTCTATTTATCTTTTAGAACTTAGAGGTGCATTATTTAATAGTACAGCAGTGGAGTTAAGCTACGTTGAAGCTGTTGGAAAGGAGATATTGCCGAAATATACAGTTAATTGCTTTAATACTGTATATTGGTCTTGTATAGAATATATCCAAGACTGTCACAAACATTCATTTTGTGGAGCGCTATAGTTTGATAGGAGAAGAAGAGTTGTTTCTATACTTCCTTGCATAAGGAGGTTTAGTAGCGATGATATTAAATTCAAATCCTTAAGCTATTGCTTAAGGATTTTTTTATTTTTAAAACTATAAAGGAATCTATCACAGAATGCTTCTACAAAAAAATGAATAGGATATAGTAAATAGAAAAAGAGGAGGAAAAAAGATGAAAAAAAGTATTACTGTGATAACTATCATAATATGTATGTTTATTACAGGAACTGTATTTGCCGTTGACCCAGAGGTTGCTCAGGCCAATGCAGAAAAGTTTGGTTTTCTTACATTGCTTCCACCATTGGTGGCAATTATATTGGCTTTTGCAACTAAAAATGTGGTATTATCTTTATTTATTGGTGTATTTTCAGGCACATTTTTATTGGGGCTAAATGATCATGGAGTATTTGGAGCTGTTTTTTATGGAGGACTAAGCATAATTGACCAAGTATTAAACTCATTAGCAGACAAATGGAATGCTGGAATAATTCTTCAATGTCTTACTATAGGAGGACTAATAGGATTGGTTACTAAGATGGGAGGAGCTAAAGCAGTTGCAGAATCTCTATCAAAAAAGGCAAAGTCTCCCACTAGTGCACAACTTATTACATGGGTTTTAGGGTTATTTGTATTCTTTGATGATTATGCTAATTCTCTAATAGTTGGGCCAATAATGAGACCTGTGACTGATAAACTTAAAATTTCAAGGGAAAAACTGGCGTTTATAATTGATGCTACAGCAGCACCTATTGCAGGGATTGCCCTTATATCTACATGGGTAGGATATGAAATAGGCCTAATAAAGGATGCGTATGATTCAATAGGTCAAAGTGTAAATCCCTATGGTGTATTTATGTCAACTATACCCTTTAGATTTTATAATATTTTGATATTAGTATTTATAGTTACTACAGCAGTATTATTAAAAGAGTTTGGGCCTATGTACAAGGTAGAAAAAAGAGCGAGGACTACTGGAGAAGTTCTTAGGGAGGGTTCTAATCCTATGGTTTCTAAGGAAACAACAGGGATAGAACCTATAGAAGGGATTAAGCTTAGTGTTTGGAATGCAATTATTCCCATAGGAATACTGATAATATCAGCATTCTTAGGATTTTATTATAATGGATATACTGCGTTATCAGACAACCCTGAGATGATGGAAATAATTAATAATGCACCACTATCTATTGAGGCAATAAGGGAAACATTTGGTGCATCTGATGCTAGTGTAGTATTATTTCAGGCAGCACTATTGGCCAGTATAGTGGCATTAATAATGGGAGTTAAACAAAAATTATTTTCTATAGGAGATGGAATCGATACTTGGATAAATGGTATGAAATCTTTAGTGATTACAGGTGTAATATTATTATTGGCATGGTCAATATCTGGAGTAATTAAAGAATTGGGTACTGCTAAATTTATGGTATCTATATTGTCAGATACGATACCAGCATTTTTGCTTCCATCGATTATATTTGTCTTGGGATCTATAATATCCTTCGCTACAGGTACATCCTATGGAACCATGGGAATATTAATGCCTATTACTATACCTTTAGCCTTTGCCATAGTGCCAGAGCAAAGTTATATTATTATGAATGCAGGGGCAGTTTTAACTGGTGCAATATTTGGAGATCACTGTTCACCCATTTCAGATACAACTATATTGTCATCTATGGGAGCTGCCTGTGACCATATAGATCATATTAAGACTCAGTTGTTTTATGCCATAACTGTTGCTACTATATCAATAGTATTTGGATATATACCAGTTGGACTGGGAGTACCAGTTTATATAGTATTATTAATAGATTTAGTTATGATATTTGCAGTTGTGAACTTCTTTGGTAAGTCTGTAAAGGAAGACCAATTACAAAAATCTATGAGTAAGTAGTAGTGAAAAAGACCAAAGGCTATTTTATTTTGGTCTTTTTCTATTCGCGTAAAGTATAAAATATTCTGAATAAATATGATTATATTGACTTTAGGGATTACATTTTATAAAATCTTTTTATGGTTATTTAAAATTTAATAAGATTCGGATGAAAATAGCGGGAGAGGATAGTGAATCCACCGAAGAAGTGAATCTTTCAGGTATCCATTCTTGGATAGGACCGTTATTGGACGAACCTCTGGAGAGACTCTATTAGAGCACCGAAGGAGCAAGTTGGCTATGGCCAATGAAACTTTCAGGTAAAAAGGACAGGGGAATTTCAAATACAGAATAGAAATTCTATCTAGAGGTCATTATAAATATGACCTCTTTTTGTATTTTTGAGAGTTTAAGTAATTTTCAAATGAACTGTATGAAATTCCTACTAAAATCAAAATTAGGAGGCAAAAATGACAACATTAGTAAGGGTATTTGAAAAAATTGATTCTATTGTATGGGGACCACCATTATTGATTTTATTAGTTGGAACAGGGATTTATTTAAGTTTTAAATTAGGCTTTATACAGGTTATACATTTACCAAGGGCATTAAAGTATATTTTTCAAAAGAATGATGAGGATAATCAGGGAGATATATCTAGCTTTGCATCTCTATGTACTGCTCTCTCCTCAACTATAGGTACAGGAAATATAGTTGGGGTTGCTACAGCGGTGAAATTAGGAGGACCTGGAGCATTATTTTGGATGATAGTAGCAGCATTTTTTGGCATGGCTACAAAATATGCAGAGGGTTTATTGGCAGTTAAATATCGAGTTGTAGATGAAAATGGTCAGATGTCTGGTGGCCCAATGTATTATATTGAAAGGGGATTAAATAATAGCTTTTTAGCTAAGGCATTTGCTTTGTTTGGAATTGGTGTGGCTTTCTTTGGTATAGGAACATTTCCACAAGTAGAGGCAATTACAAGTTCTATGGAAATAGCATTTAGTATTCCAAAATGGTTGACAGGTAGTATATTGGTTTTATTAGTAGCATTGGTAACATTAGGAGGAATAAAGAGTATATCTAAAGTTGCCCAGCTTATAGTGCCTTTTATGGCTGTTCTCTATGTATTTGGAGTATTGTCAATCTTACTGTCTAATATTGAACTTATACCTAGTACAATTTCATTAATAATCAGGGGTGCATTTACTAAAACATCAGCAGTAGGTGGTTTTGCAGGTGCAGCAGCAATGAAAGCTGTTCAAGCAGGGATATCTAGAGGTGTTTTTTCCAATGAATCAGGACTGGGCTCGGCTCCTATAGCAGCGGCTGCTGCTAAGACTAATTCATGTGTAAGACAAGGGCTTATATCTATGACAGGAACATTTTTTGACACTATAGTAATATGCACAATGACAGGATTAACTTTAGTATTAACAGGAATGTGGAACTCTGAATATGCAGGGGCTTCCATGACTAATCAAGCATTTAGAAGTGGATTTTTTAACCCACAAATAGGGGAGTATATAATTACTATAGGATTAATATTCTTTGCCTTTACCACGATTATAGGATGGAACTATTATGGAGAAAGATGTACTGAATACTTAGTGGGAGTCAAGGGAATAAAATTTTACAAATTAATTTTTATTGTTCTCATAGGATTGGGACCATTTCTTAAGCTCAATCTTATATGGACTATAGCTGATATAGTAAATGGGCTCATGGCTATACCTAATCTTATAGGACTTATAGGACTAAAGTCAGTGATTTTGGCTGAGACAAAGTCATATTTTTCTAGGCTATAGTTTTAAAAAAGTGTTATAATGAATGTAAAAAATTTTGCAAAGGTCAAATAGGGAGGAATATTGTGAAATATTATGATGTGATAATTATTGGATCAGGACCAGCAGGACTTTTTACAGCGATAAATTGTGATGATAGTAACAGAGTTATTGTGTTAGAAAAGAATAATGTTGCAGGAAAGAAGCTTTTGCTTTCAGGGGCAGGACAGTGTAATATAACCCATGAGGGGAACGTAGAAGATTTTGTAAAACATTATGGTGAACATGGAAGATTTTTAAAAAATGCATTGTATAGATTTAATAATAATGATTTATTAGATTTTTTTAGAAAAAGAAAACTTGAATTTATATCTAATGATGAGGGAAAAGTATTTCCCAATACCCTTAAAGCATCGGATGTTTTGGATATCTTGATTAAAGAGTGCAATAAAAGGGGTGTAGAAATTAATTATAATTTTTGTGTAACAGATATATCATATAATGAAGAAGACAAAATATTTAATGTAAAAAGCAAGGGGAAAAAATATAAATCTTCCAATTTAGTAATTGCTACTGGGGGTAATTCATATTCTTATACTGGTTCTACAGGAGATGGATATACACTTGCATCTAAACTTGGACATAGGATAGAGGAACCTCTGCCGGCATTGACGCCTTTATATATTAAAGATTATCCCTTTGGAGATTTGTCAGGGATATCCTTTGAAGATATACCTATATATTTGTGGCGAAATAATAAAAAGATTAAGGAAACAATGGGAGATATATTGCTAACCCATAAGCATATATCAGGACCAGGGATATTAAATTTTTCTAGATATGTAAATCCCAATGATGTAATAAAGATAAATTTTATTGGTCAAAAAAACATAGAAGGATTTAGAAAGGAATTTATAAAAGATATTCAATCTAATGGTAAACTTCTTATAAAGACTTTACTGAAAAACTATTCTATACCTAAAAGGTTCATAGATGAGATTCTTAAAATTATTGGTATAGATGAAAAAATAACCTGCGCCAATTTGAATAAAAAGCTCAGAAATAGATTAGTGATGATGCTTACAGAATATCCTATGACTGTGGAGAGATTAGGAGAATTTAATATGGCAATGGTTACAAAAGGAGGAGTTTCAATTAGGGAAATAAATACCAAGACTATGGAGTCCAAAATAGTAGATGGATTATATTTTGTAGGAGAAGTTATAGATATAGATGGAGATACTGGAGGATATAATATTCAAGCAGCATTTTCTACAGCATTTGTTGCTGGAAATACAATATAAGCTTAATGACGAAGGTATAAATACAGTTAGTAGTTCGTAGTTAGTAGCTATTAGTTGATGGTGGAAATCCTATGGATTTCATCATTAACTATTAACTACTAACTTTTTTATGTCTTTTGAAATTAAAAAAATGCATGGTTTATGTAGATTATACAAATACTTATATAAAATGAATATTTATAAAGGGTGGATATAATGTTTAATCGAAAGAAAACAGAGTTTGACAAATACAATTTAGACAAATATTCTTTGTTTAAATCTATTGAAATGAATATACAAATACTTAAAGATATATTTAATCATGATGATACCATAATCTTTAGACATTTTGGAAACAAGACTGACAAAAAATTAAAATATTGTATCGTATTTATTAAAGGGATGGTAGATAAGGATATGATACATGAAAGTATAATAAGGCCTATTTTAAGAAATTCAATATTAGGAAAAGAAAAAAATACAATAGAAAGCATGGAAAATCATGTAATCACTTCAGACAACATAAAAAAGACTAAATACATAGATAAAGTGGTTAATTCAATAATTAGTGGAAATACAGTACTTTTATATGAAGGTGTACAAGAGGCATTAATAATAGAAACTATGGGATGGGAAAGTAGAGATATACAAGAGTCTGAAGTAGAAAAGTCTTTGAGGGGACCAAGGGAAGGTTTTACAGAATCTATAATCAAAAATTTAACTATGATAAGAAGAAGAATAAAGACACCTGATTTGAAGTTTAGGTTTAGAACCCTTGGATTAAGAACAAAAACTGAATGTTGTATATGTTATATTGAGGGAATAGTTAATGAAAAAATATTAAAGGAATTAAATAAAAGACTTGATAAGCTCGAAATAGATGGCTTATTGGATTCAGGATATATTGAAGAATTGATAAAAGATGCACCTTTCTCTCCATTTAGAACTATAGGAGATACTGAACGACCCGATGTTGTTGCAGGTAAAATATTGGAAGGGCGTATTGCATTATTGTTGGATGGTACTCCAGTAGCGTTGACATTGCCATATATTTTTTTAGAATATTTTCAATCTCAAGATGATTATTATACCAATTTCTATTTTTCATCAATTAACAGGTTGTTAAGGATATTATCATTTATTCTTACAATTAGTGTGCCAGCTATATACACGTCATTAATAACTTTTCATCAAGAGATGATACCTACCTCTTTGATATTGACTGTTTCTGCTTCGAGACAAGGGATACCATTTCCTACAATACTGGAGGTGTTTGCTTTATTACTTGTATTTGAAGCATTAAGGGAAACAGGGATTCGTATGCCCACATTTATAGGTCAGGCCCTTAGTATAGTTGGGGCATTGGTATTAGGGCAAGCAGCTGTAGAGGCTAGATTTGTCAGTGCACCTATGGTAATAATTGTAGCGTTTGCAGGGATAACGGGGCTTATGATTCCAAAGATTAAAGGAGCTGTGGTTTTATTAAGGGTAATATTTTTATTGTTATCATCATTTTTAGGTTTATATGGTTTCATTTTTGGAGTTGCAGGATTATTAATTCATCTATGCAGTATTTATTCCTTTGGGATACCTTATATGTCATATATAAGTACGTTAAAGATTAGTGAATTGAAGGATACAGCCATAAGAATGCCCAGATGGTATATGGAATATAGACCAAAGCTTATAGCAGATAGGAATTTCAAAAGGCAAAATAATGGGGGGAAAGGCTATGATAAATAAGAAGGTGATGATACTTTGCATATTTTGCATATTAAATATATTCATATTAAATGGCTGCTGGAGTTATAGAGAAATGGATAAGCTTGCAATTGTCGGAGGTATGGCAATAGATAAAGGGAAAAATGATAATTATTTAATAACAGCAGAAATAGTAGATTTGGAAACCGATGGCGGAGAGGTAAAAGTAAAGTCGAAAAAGATACGAATGGAAGGAGAATCTGTATTTGATGCAATAAGAAATATAATTAAAATTTCAGCAAAAAAATTATATTGGGCCCATACTAAAGCTGTTATAGTGAGTAAAGACATTGCAAAAGAGGACATAACACAAGTAATTGATTTGATAAATAGGGATGCAGAGATTAGACTTTCATTAAATATTCTAGTTTCCAAAGAAGAGACTGCTAGAGAGCTACTTTCACAGCAAAGTGTAACTACAGAGATAAGAACCTTTGAAATTGAAGAAGTGTTTAAAGGTCAAAAAAGCTTAGGAAAATCTCCAGATGTAGATGTAAGTGATTTTATTAACGCCCTATCTGGTGAAGGTATCTCAGCAGTACTACCCAGCATATCAGTTGTAACTAATGAAGGTCAAAGGACATCAAGTTTATCAGGCACAGCAGTTTTTAAAAGGGATAAATTAGTAGATTTTTTAGATGGTGAAGAGACAAAATCCTATTTGTTTATAATAGATAAAATAAACAGTGGATTGATTATATATAAATACCCTTCCAAAGTTAATACGGATAAAATTACATTAGAAATATTAGAAAATAAAACTAAAATGGAGCCCCAGTATAAAGATAATAATTTAATTATGAATATAAATATAAATACAAAAGTAGCTGTTGGGGAGCAAGGGACAGATAGAAATTATGTCCATAAAGATGGTTTAGAAACTATAAAGAATGGTGTACAGAGGGTACAAAAGAAAAAAATAGAAGAATTAATAAGAAAAGTTCAAATGGAGTATAATGCAGATATTTTTGGGTTTGGAAAGACTATTAAAGAAGAAATGCCTAATTTGTGGAAGGAAATAGGTAGTGAGTGGGATGAACTATTTAGGACAGTAGATACTAAAGTGAGTGTATCCATGGATATAAAAAACAGTGGACTTTCTCCAAAGGTTATAGAAGTAGGTGATTAATTATGATATTAATGCTTATTATGTGTTCATCTATTTATATCTTTTTTGTATTTGTAGATTTAATACCTATTTATAGATCTGGCAAATATAAGTTATTTTCAGTATATACTTTGATGTTGACAGTATCATATGTAATTAGAGTATTGATAAGTATAGGAATAAAGATACCTAGTCCTGTAGAACCAATAAAGAAAATAGTTATTTCTATTTTTAATATATAGAAATATTGATTTTGTTATAGGAAAGTGGGAGATACATGAATAAAGAAAATATTGCTAGTAAGCAAGGTATAGCAATTATGATTTTGTTTATAATTGGAAGCACATTAGTTTTAGGTGTAGGGGGAAAAGCTAAACAGGATATATGGATAGCTGTTATATTGGCTATGTTGGGAGCTTTGATTATAACTTCAGTATATGCAAGAATTTTACATCTTTTCCCTGGAAAAAATTTGTATTCTATAGTAGAAATTTTGTTTGGAAGTATATTAGGTAAAATAATTTCCATATTCTATATTTTTTATGTTATTCATTTAGGAGCTTTGGTTTTCAGGAATTTTTCTGAATTTATTCATATAGTATCTTTAATAGAGACTCCCCAGTTTGTTCTCGTTATGACTATGGGCATTACCAGTATTTGGTTTACAAGAAAGGGTATAGAGGTATTAGGAAGGTGGTCTCTTTTAATTCTTCCCATTGTGGTATTTATAATTATATCTCTAATTACATTGTCTACACCTAAAATGGATATCAATAATTTGAAGCCAATATTATATGAAGGGATTAAACCAGTAATAGATGGTAGTTTTTCTATATTTACATTTCCATTTGCAGAAACTATTGTATTTACAATGATTTTAAGTTCTTTAAAAAATACTGATGATGTATTTAAGGTATATAGATATGGCATAGTGATATCAGGATTACTTATATTGATAGTATATACAAGAAATATCCTTGTCCTTGGAGTAGAAACTGACAGTGCATTGTATTTTCCATCGTATTCGGCTGTTAGTTTAATAAAGGTAGGAGACTTTATTCAAAGAATTGAAGTATTAATATCTGTTATATTTTTATTTTCAGGATTAATTAAGATAAGCATATGTATATATGGAGCAAGTATAGGCATAGCAAACTTATTTAATTTTGCTGACTTCAAATTATTAATTCCTCCAGTAGCATTAATAACAATGAATTTATCATGCTTTATATATGATGATGTCATGGAAATGTTTTTTTGGTCATCAAATATTTATAAATATTATGCTATTCCATTTCAGATAGTATTACCAATGATTATTTTAATTATTGCGGAAATAAAGAAGGGATTTTTTTCTTCTTCCAAAAAAGACAGAAACTGATATAATTAGTGTAAAAGGGAGGGATTTTATTGTTGAGAAAAATATTTTTACTAGGAATATCAATAATTATCATGACAACATTAGCAACAATGGGTTTTTTATTTTTTATGCCAGTAGAGCCACAAAATGTAGCAATGGCTTATTCACCAGGGGAAACTAATATAGTAATGGAAGACGAATTTATACATACGGATGTCTACCCTATAATTGATGGAGAGAAAATTTTTATACCATTAGATATTTTCAAAAAATATATACACGAAGATATTAGATTTGACGAACAGAAAAGATTGTTATATTTGAACATAGAAGAGCCCCAATTTGAATTGGAAACAGAAGAATTAACTGAAAGATTAGATAATGGAGTTAACTTAACTATGCTTGTAAGAAATCTTTCAGATAATTATTATGTAGAGTTATCAGGATATGAAAAAATATTCAATATAGAGATTACATATATTGAAAAAAATAATATTGTAATTATAGATAAAGTTAAAGAAAAAGAATTGATTGGAACAATTGATAGAAAAACGTACTTAAGACCTGAAAAATCTTCTTTTAGCTTTAAATTAGACAAGCTTAGAAGTGGTGACAAAGTAAAGGTATTTGAACAGGAAAATAAATGGTCTAAAGTAAGGACTGAAGAAGGCTATATAGGGTATGTGAAATCTAGAGATTTAGATGTAGAAAAATTAGATATGGATTTAGATGTAAGGCTAAATACTGTAAGAGAAGATTGGAATCCAACAGGAAAGATTAACTTTGCATGGGAATATGTATATAGATATACTCCTGATATATCTGAAGAAGATGCTATAGAAGGATTAGATGTAGTGTCTCCAACGTGGTTTTCCATAATAGATGATAAAGGAACTATAGAAAATAAAGTGGATTATAATTATA
Above is a genomic segment from Clostridiisalibacter paucivorans DSM 22131 containing:
- a CDS encoding methyl-accepting chemotaxis protein, whose protein sequence is MRSIKSKLILIFCSLVVVSTSLIAYLGFAKSSNGMNEVQYQVLKEKLSADINSANQYLKNEFGYLKLQNEKLVDKNGVSIEERYELVDTILKDLGNVATIFAKENNDFMRVITNIKKEDGSRAVGTFLGGDSKAYNSIIKGKRYVGEADILGESYLTAYDPIKDAKGQIIGILFVGISMTEVEALIQHNLDDIRNYFLLITFIVIIFSILIAFLAGKHITDPTKMAVSHIDTIANFDLTKDIPNKFTNKKDEIGALARSIKSIEDNLRNMIKKVGDTSEQVTSSSEELTATTQQSSIAAEEVAKTISEIAEGATNQAQNTAEGAEKLIELSELIEKDQHKLKELTMASKKVEELAKDGLGVMNNLSSKTKESSRAADDVYNSIIKTNESSTKIDQASNLISEITEQINLLALNAAIEAARAGEYGKGFAVVADEIRKLAEQSTQSTKIIDDMVNALQDNSDIAVKTMDGVGAILEEQVKNMKITEEKYLEIIKAIENTHKIIQGLNDSGHIMEQKKNEVNDTIDALSALAQQNAAGTEEVSASMEEQSASIEEITNASEGLARLAQALQNLISKFRI
- a CDS encoding Na+/H+ antiporter NhaC family protein, producing MKKSITVITIIICMFITGTVFAVDPEVAQANAEKFGFLTLLPPLVAIILAFATKNVVLSLFIGVFSGTFLLGLNDHGVFGAVFYGGLSIIDQVLNSLADKWNAGIILQCLTIGGLIGLVTKMGGAKAVAESLSKKAKSPTSAQLITWVLGLFVFFDDYANSLIVGPIMRPVTDKLKISREKLAFIIDATAAPIAGIALISTWVGYEIGLIKDAYDSIGQSVNPYGVFMSTIPFRFYNILILVFIVTTAVLLKEFGPMYKVEKRARTTGEVLREGSNPMVSKETTGIEPIEGIKLSVWNAIIPIGILIISAFLGFYYNGYTALSDNPEMMEIINNAPLSIEAIRETFGASDASVVLFQAALLASIVALIMGVKQKLFSIGDGIDTWINGMKSLVITGVILLLAWSISGVIKELGTAKFMVSILSDTIPAFLLPSIIFVLGSIISFATGTSYGTMGILMPITIPLAFAIVPEQSYIIMNAGAVLTGAIFGDHCSPISDTTILSSMGAACDHIDHIKTQLFYAITVATISIVFGYIPVGLGVPVYIVLLIDLVMIFAVVNFFGKSVKEDQLQKSMSK
- a CDS encoding alanine/glycine:cation symporter family protein, which gives rise to MTTLVRVFEKIDSIVWGPPLLILLVGTGIYLSFKLGFIQVIHLPRALKYIFQKNDEDNQGDISSFASLCTALSSTIGTGNIVGVATAVKLGGPGALFWMIVAAFFGMATKYAEGLLAVKYRVVDENGQMSGGPMYYIERGLNNSFLAKAFALFGIGVAFFGIGTFPQVEAITSSMEIAFSIPKWLTGSILVLLVALVTLGGIKSISKVAQLIVPFMAVLYVFGVLSILLSNIELIPSTISLIIRGAFTKTSAVGGFAGAAAMKAVQAGISRGVFSNESGLGSAPIAAAAAKTNSCVRQGLISMTGTFFDTIVICTMTGLTLVLTGMWNSEYAGASMTNQAFRSGFFNPQIGEYIITIGLIFFAFTTIIGWNYYGERCTEYLVGVKGIKFYKLIFIVLIGLGPFLKLNLIWTIADIVNGLMAIPNLIGLIGLKSVILAETKSYFSRL
- a CDS encoding NAD(P)/FAD-dependent oxidoreductase — protein: MKYYDVIIIGSGPAGLFTAINCDDSNRVIVLEKNNVAGKKLLLSGAGQCNITHEGNVEDFVKHYGEHGRFLKNALYRFNNNDLLDFFRKRKLEFISNDEGKVFPNTLKASDVLDILIKECNKRGVEINYNFCVTDISYNEEDKIFNVKSKGKKYKSSNLVIATGGNSYSYTGSTGDGYTLASKLGHRIEEPLPALTPLYIKDYPFGDLSGISFEDIPIYLWRNNKKIKETMGDILLTHKHISGPGILNFSRYVNPNDVIKINFIGQKNIEGFRKEFIKDIQSNGKLLIKTLLKNYSIPKRFIDEILKIIGIDEKITCANLNKKLRNRLVMMLTEYPMTVERLGEFNMAMVTKGGVSIREINTKTMESKIVDGLYFVGEVIDIDGDTGGYNIQAAFSTAFVAGNTI
- a CDS encoding spore germination protein, with the translated sequence MFNRKKTEFDKYNLDKYSLFKSIEMNIQILKDIFNHDDTIIFRHFGNKTDKKLKYCIVFIKGMVDKDMIHESIIRPILRNSILGKEKNTIESMENHVITSDNIKKTKYIDKVVNSIISGNTVLLYEGVQEALIIETMGWESRDIQESEVEKSLRGPREGFTESIIKNLTMIRRRIKTPDLKFRFRTLGLRTKTECCICYIEGIVNEKILKELNKRLDKLEIDGLLDSGYIEELIKDAPFSPFRTIGDTERPDVVAGKILEGRIALLLDGTPVALTLPYIFLEYFQSQDDYYTNFYFSSINRLLRILSFILTISVPAIYTSLITFHQEMIPTSLILTVSASRQGIPFPTILEVFALLLVFEALRETGIRMPTFIGQALSIVGALVLGQAAVEARFVSAPMVIIVAFAGITGLMIPKIKGAVVLLRVIFLLLSSFLGLYGFIFGVAGLLIHLCSIYSFGIPYMSYISTLKISELKDTAIRMPRWYMEYRPKLIADRNFKRQNNGGKGYDK
- a CDS encoding Ger(x)C family spore germination protein translates to MINKKVMILCIFCILNIFILNGCWSYREMDKLAIVGGMAIDKGKNDNYLITAEIVDLETDGGEVKVKSKKIRMEGESVFDAIRNIIKISAKKLYWAHTKAVIVSKDIAKEDITQVIDLINRDAEIRLSLNILVSKEETARELLSQQSVTTEIRTFEIEEVFKGQKSLGKSPDVDVSDFINALSGEGISAVLPSISVVTNEGQRTSSLSGTAVFKRDKLVDFLDGEETKSYLFIIDKINSGLIIYKYPSKVNTDKITLEILENKTKMEPQYKDNNLIMNININTKVAVGEQGTDRNYVHKDGLETIKNGVQRVQKKKIEELIRKVQMEYNADIFGFGKTIKEEMPNLWKEIGSEWDELFRTVDTKVSVSMDIKNSGLSPKVIEVGD
- a CDS encoding GerAB/ArcD/ProY family transporter, whose product is MNKENIASKQGIAIMILFIIGSTLVLGVGGKAKQDIWIAVILAMLGALIITSVYARILHLFPGKNLYSIVEILFGSILGKIISIFYIFYVIHLGALVFRNFSEFIHIVSLIETPQFVLVMTMGITSIWFTRKGIEVLGRWSLLILPIVVFIIISLITLSTPKMDINNLKPILYEGIKPVIDGSFSIFTFPFAETIVFTMILSSLKNTDDVFKVYRYGIVISGLLILIVYTRNILVLGVETDSALYFPSYSAVSLIKVGDFIQRIEVLISVIFLFSGLIKISICIYGASIGIANLFNFADFKLLIPPVALITMNLSCFIYDDVMEMFFWSSNIYKYYAIPFQIVLPMIILIIAEIKKGFFSSSKKDRN